In a genomic window of Thermogemmata fonticola:
- a CDS encoding Gfo/Idh/MocA family protein codes for MSDLTRRQFHRTSAAAAVGLSALSARRVYGANERVRVGFIGVGNRGDQVLSAFLAHKDCEVAAVCDIYPPYREFAAKKIGTQPALYHDYRQMLDDKTLDAVVICTPDHWHALQTIHACQANKDVYVEKPLSLTVVEGRKMVEAARKHRRVVQVGIQRLSSALGREVAEFIRGGGIGRVTVARAFHIQNEWPQGIGSPPDSDPSPGFDWDAWLGPAPRKPYNKNRTFYRFRWFYDYSGGQLTNFGVHYLASIHWALNLQAPRAVVAMGGKFANYDNREVPDTLEVLWHYPGDILVTFSQYNANGAPAAARPCEIEFRGTLGTLYLSTSGYEVVPEVLTPNEFPARTPLDRSLERNYRMGAKPKIEPRKVTARILDTDHARNFLDCVKTRQQPSCPIELGHAVTTAALIANIAHRTRSYLEWDATAERFTNNTQANQFLHYEYRKPYRLPD; via the coding sequence ATGTCAGACTTAACACGACGGCAATTTCATCGCACCAGTGCAGCCGCTGCTGTGGGTTTGTCGGCTCTGAGTGCCCGCCGGGTCTACGGAGCCAATGAACGCGTGCGGGTGGGGTTTATTGGAGTGGGGAATCGCGGAGATCAGGTCCTATCAGCGTTTTTGGCTCATAAGGATTGCGAAGTCGCCGCCGTCTGTGACATCTACCCGCCTTACCGGGAATTTGCCGCGAAAAAAATTGGTACTCAGCCGGCTCTCTATCATGATTATCGCCAAATGCTCGATGACAAAACGCTTGATGCCGTGGTCATTTGCACCCCGGATCACTGGCATGCTTTGCAAACTATACACGCCTGCCAAGCCAATAAAGACGTCTATGTAGAAAAGCCGCTCTCTTTGACGGTCGTGGAAGGACGCAAAATGGTCGAAGCGGCCCGCAAGCACCGCCGGGTGGTCCAAGTCGGTATTCAGCGCCTCTCTTCGGCTTTGGGTCGGGAGGTGGCAGAGTTCATTCGCGGCGGAGGAATTGGGCGGGTGACGGTCGCCCGCGCTTTCCACATTCAGAACGAATGGCCCCAAGGAATCGGCTCGCCGCCGGATAGCGATCCGTCCCCTGGCTTTGACTGGGATGCTTGGCTCGGACCTGCACCCCGCAAACCCTACAACAAAAATCGTACCTTTTACCGCTTCCGCTGGTTTTACGACTACTCCGGCGGACAACTCACCAACTTTGGCGTCCATTATCTGGCGTCCATCCACTGGGCCTTGAACCTGCAAGCACCACGGGCTGTGGTCGCCATGGGGGGCAAATTCGCCAATTATGACAACCGCGAGGTGCCCGACACTCTGGAGGTCCTCTGGCACTATCCCGGTGACATCTTGGTGACATTCTCACAGTACAACGCCAACGGCGCCCCGGCGGCTGCCCGGCCCTGCGAAATCGAGTTCCGCGGCACCTTAGGCACGCTTTATCTGAGCACCAGCGGTTATGAAGTCGTGCCGGAAGTTCTCACACCCAATGAGTTTCCCGCTCGCACACCTTTGGATCGCAGCTTAGAGCGTAACTATCGGATGGGTGCCAAACCTAAGATTGAACCGCGCAAAGTCACCGCTCGCATCCTTGACACGGATCATGCTCGCAATTTCCTCGATTGTGTCAAAACTCGCCAGCAACCCAGTTGTCCGATCGAATTGGGACATGCTGTCACAACGGCAGCTTTGATCGCAAATATCGCCCATCGCACCCGCAGCTACCTTGAATGGGATGCCACAGCCGAACGCTTTACCAATAACACCCAGGCTAACCAATTCTTGCATTACGAATATCGCAAGCCCTATCGCTTGCCGGACTGA
- a CDS encoding TolC family protein, producing the protein MPPLEEWVLAQNTKPDPPLSLPSPPAEVDNPLPITLGAALRLTGANALDIQIADERVRIASAQLARAQVLWLPSINLGVDYFRHDGQIQDVIGHVFTTSRSSLLLGAGPQATVSLTDAVYAPLAARQVERVAQADAQATRNDTTLAVALAYFQVQQARGEVAGALDTWRRAEELAKRTQKLAPDLAPELEVHRAKAEAARLRQVVESAYERWQTASAELSRLLRLPPGTLLTPIEDPALTIDLIVPQTPLQELIALSLSHRPELASYQAAVQAALVRLQQEQRRPFYPTVVIRGVGSYTAGLAGGYFGGGINDDLQNFNARFSVDLQAIWELEGLGLGNRARIRERQAEYRKALLELQRSRDIVAADVVQAHAQMERSIRRLQAAQEGVRQAQATVEKILQGLGQTRQVGGQQVLVFRPQEAVAAVIAIEQAYRNLYQAVADYNRAQFRLYRALGYPAQALIQPEHSGVTLPGTTVPQLPITAPQPVSVFPPLTAPQKPQSLERVPSESSGDGQ; encoded by the coding sequence ATGCCCCCGCTTGAGGAATGGGTTTTAGCCCAGAACACCAAGCCGGATCCTCCATTGTCCTTACCTTCGCCGCCGGCTGAGGTGGATAATCCCCTGCCGATCACTTTGGGGGCGGCTCTGCGTCTCACGGGAGCGAATGCCCTGGATATTCAGATCGCGGACGAACGGGTGCGGATAGCGTCGGCTCAGTTAGCACGGGCCCAGGTATTGTGGCTACCGAGCATCAATCTGGGGGTAGACTATTTCCGACATGATGGTCAGATTCAAGACGTGATCGGCCACGTTTTCACGACCAGCCGCTCCTCATTGTTACTAGGTGCAGGACCTCAAGCAACGGTATCCCTGACCGACGCCGTGTATGCTCCTTTGGCTGCTCGACAAGTTGAACGTGTGGCACAAGCCGACGCTCAGGCGACGCGCAATGATACCACCTTGGCTGTGGCATTGGCTTATTTTCAGGTGCAGCAAGCGCGCGGAGAGGTCGCCGGTGCCTTGGATACTTGGCGGCGAGCAGAAGAACTGGCCAAACGCACACAAAAACTGGCTCCCGATTTGGCTCCAGAGCTGGAAGTCCATCGGGCCAAGGCGGAAGCCGCTCGACTGCGGCAAGTGGTGGAAAGTGCCTATGAACGCTGGCAGACCGCAAGCGCGGAACTGAGCCGCCTGCTCCGCCTTCCCCCAGGCACCTTGCTGACTCCCATCGAAGACCCCGCCCTGACGATAGACCTGATCGTCCCTCAAACGCCGCTCCAAGAATTGATCGCTCTGAGTTTGTCTCATCGGCCCGAACTTGCGTCTTATCAGGCAGCGGTGCAAGCGGCTCTGGTTCGGCTGCAACAGGAACAACGCCGGCCGTTCTATCCGACGGTAGTCATCCGGGGTGTCGGTTCCTACACAGCAGGGTTGGCAGGCGGATACTTCGGCGGTGGAATCAATGACGACCTCCAGAATTTCAACGCCCGTTTCAGCGTGGATCTGCAAGCCATCTGGGAGCTAGAAGGGTTGGGGCTGGGTAATCGGGCACGCATTCGCGAACGGCAAGCCGAGTATCGCAAGGCACTTCTGGAATTGCAACGGAGTCGGGACATCGTGGCGGCCGATGTCGTCCAAGCCCATGCTCAAATGGAGCGATCCATCCGACGGCTCCAAGCTGCTCAGGAGGGTGTGCGCCAGGCGCAGGCCACTGTGGAAAAAATCTTGCAAGGATTGGGCCAGACCCGCCAAGTGGGCGGACAACAGGTGCTGGTCTTTCGTCCACAAGAAGCGGTAGCGGCAGTGATCGCCATAGAGCAAGCCTATCGCAATCTTTATCAGGCAGTAGCCGACTACAATCGCGCCCAATTCCGTTTATATCGTGCCCTCGGTTATCCTGCCCAAGCGTTAATCCAACCCGAGCACTCCGGTGTGACTTTGCCGGGGACCACGGTGCCGCAATTGCCTATCACAGCGCCCCAGCCCGTATCAGTGTTTCCGCCGCTGACTGCACCTCAAAAGCCTCAATCTCTCGAGCGTGTTCCGAGTGAATCGTCTGGGGACGGCCAATGA